A stretch of Neisseria subflava DNA encodes these proteins:
- the thrC gene encoding threonine synthase — MKYISTRGATARKQFSEVLLMGLAPDGGLMLPEQYPQIDRATLDQWRTLSYPELAFEVMSLFATDIPADDLRDIINRTYTEKVFGTKAITPVRTLSDGIKIQALSNGPTLAFKDMAMQFLGNAFEYVLNKEGKELNILGATSGDTGSAAEYALRGKKGVNVFMLSPEGKMSAFQRAQMFSLQDANIHNIAVEGMFDDCQDIVKAVQNDAEFKAKYHIGTVNSINWGRIVAQVVYYFAGYFNATSSNDEKVSFCVPSGNFGNVCAGHIARQMGLPIHRLIVATNENDVLDEFFKTGAYRPRSSEHTHVTSSPSMDISKASNFERFVFDLMDRDADEIKTLWAEVGSGKGFNLEFMLNKVHQQYGFVSGKSTHANRLATIKQVYEQDRELIDPHTADGIKVAREVREAGETIVCLETALAAKFEATIHEAVGEVAIPRPAALEGLENLPQRVRVVPNNATTVKDFIKEALA; from the coding sequence ATGAAATACATCAGCACCCGCGGTGCAACCGCACGCAAGCAATTCAGCGAAGTTTTATTGATGGGTTTGGCTCCTGACGGCGGTTTGATGCTGCCTGAGCAATACCCTCAAATCGACCGTGCTACCTTAGACCAATGGCGCACACTCAGCTATCCTGAGCTGGCGTTTGAAGTCATGAGCCTGTTTGCCACCGACATCCCTGCTGATGATTTACGCGACATCATCAACCGCACCTACACCGAAAAAGTATTCGGCACCAAAGCCATTACTCCGGTGCGCACACTTTCAGACGGCATTAAAATCCAAGCCCTGTCCAATGGCCCGACTTTGGCATTCAAAGACATGGCCATGCAATTCTTGGGCAATGCGTTTGAATATGTATTGAATAAAGAAGGCAAAGAGCTCAATATCTTGGGCGCCACCAGCGGCGACACTGGTTCTGCAGCCGAATATGCCCTGCGCGGTAAAAAAGGCGTCAATGTCTTCATGCTATCACCGGAAGGTAAAATGAGCGCATTCCAACGTGCGCAAATGTTCAGCCTGCAAGATGCCAACATCCACAACATCGCTGTTGAAGGTATGTTTGACGACTGCCAAGACATCGTCAAAGCCGTACAAAACGATGCCGAATTCAAAGCCAAATACCATATCGGCACAGTCAACTCCATCAACTGGGGACGCATCGTTGCCCAAGTCGTGTATTACTTTGCCGGTTATTTCAATGCCACTTCAAGCAATGACGAAAAAGTCAGCTTCTGCGTGCCAAGCGGCAACTTCGGCAATGTCTGCGCCGGTCATATCGCCCGCCAAATGGGTCTGCCTATCCACCGCTTGATTGTTGCCACCAATGAAAACGACGTATTGGACGAATTTTTCAAAACCGGTGCATACCGCCCACGCAGCAGCGAACATACCCATGTCACTTCCAGCCCGTCTATGGATATTTCCAAAGCCTCCAACTTCGAGCGTTTTGTGTTCGATCTGATGGACCGCGATGCAGACGAAATCAAAACCTTATGGGCTGAAGTAGGCTCCGGCAAAGGTTTCAATTTGGAATTTATGTTAAACAAAGTACATCAACAATATGGCTTTGTTTCCGGCAAATCGACTCATGCCAACCGCCTTGCCACCATCAAACAGGTTTACGAACAAGACCGTGAATTGATTGATCCGCATACTGCTGATGGCATCAAAGTAGCGCGTGAAGTACGCGAAGCCGGCGAAACCATTGTCTGCCTTGAAACCGCGTTGGCTGCCAAATTTGAAGCCACCATCCACGAAGCGGTCGGCGAAGTTGCCATCCCCCGTCCGGCCGCATTGGAAGGCTTGGAAAACCTGCCGCAACGTGTCCGTGTTGTCCCTAATAATGCAACGACAGTAAAAGACTTCATTAAGGAAGCTTTGGCTTAA
- a CDS encoding hemolysin family protein — MNIFEALLLLCLLIVISAFVSCSELALASARKIKLQVMAKDGGDTRALDVINMQQQPGSFITVVQIGLNAVAILAGIVGEAAIRPYFGKLLENAGSWGSTVASLLTFSLVTGSFILIADLMPKRMAMTHPEAVAVRIVRPMMFLIFILKPLVWVFDGLANAIFKLFKISTVRQEQLTSEDIYAVVDAGAQAGVLKEQEHYLIENIFDMQERTVTSTMSTREYIAYFDKHDDSDTVLEMMSDKPHNKFLVCDGDLERVIGYIESHTLLTLFLKEKDVRLTDKRVLRKALFIPDTLSLYDVLESFKTSGEDFAVVVNEYALVVGVVTLKDVMSIVMGELVNTEEEPQIIRRTEDTWLVDGATPLTDVMRALDIEEFPNSENYETIAGFMMYSLRKIPKRTDFLVYAGYKFEIIDTENLKIDQLLVSKQGNMVGKM; from the coding sequence ATGAATATTTTTGAAGCCTTACTATTATTGTGCCTGCTGATTGTCATTAGCGCGTTTGTGTCCTGTTCCGAACTCGCGCTTGCTTCGGCACGCAAAATCAAATTGCAGGTCATGGCGAAAGACGGCGGCGATACGCGCGCGCTTGATGTAATCAATATGCAGCAGCAGCCGGGCAGTTTTATTACCGTTGTCCAAATTGGTTTGAACGCCGTCGCCATTCTTGCCGGTATCGTCGGCGAGGCGGCAATACGTCCGTATTTTGGCAAACTTTTGGAGAACGCAGGCAGTTGGGGCAGCACAGTTGCCTCTTTGCTGACTTTCTCGCTGGTTACAGGCAGCTTTATTTTAATTGCCGACCTGATGCCTAAGCGCATGGCAATGACCCATCCCGAAGCGGTGGCGGTACGTATTGTCCGTCCGATGATGTTTTTGATTTTTATCTTAAAACCCCTTGTCTGGGTTTTTGACGGATTGGCAAATGCAATATTCAAACTCTTCAAAATCTCAACCGTCCGTCAGGAGCAGCTGACCTCGGAAGATATTTATGCCGTTGTTGATGCCGGTGCGCAGGCTGGTGTATTGAAAGAACAAGAACACTATCTGATTGAAAACATTTTCGATATGCAGGAGCGTACGGTTACTTCCACCATGAGCACGCGCGAATATATCGCCTATTTCGATAAACACGACGACAGCGATACCGTGTTGGAAATGATGTCCGACAAACCGCATAATAAATTCCTCGTATGCGACGGCGACTTGGAACGCGTTATCGGCTATATCGAATCACATACGCTGCTGACCTTGTTTTTAAAAGAAAAAGACGTCCGCCTGACCGACAAGCGCGTGTTGCGTAAAGCCTTGTTCATCCCAGACACACTGTCGCTTTATGATGTATTGGAGAGCTTCAAGACTTCTGGCGAAGACTTTGCCGTAGTGGTAAACGAATACGCACTCGTGGTCGGCGTAGTAACGCTGAAAGACGTGATGAGCATTGTGATGGGCGAGCTGGTTAATACCGAAGAAGAGCCGCAAATCATCCGCCGTACCGAAGACACATGGTTGGTAGATGGCGCCACGCCGCTTACCGATGTTATGCGCGCACTGGATATTGAAGAGTTTCCTAATTCGGAAAACTACGAAACCATCGCCGGCTTTATGATGTATTCCCTGCGCAAAATCCCGAAGCGTACGGATTTTCTGGTGTATGCCGGTTATAAATTTGAAATCATCGATACCGAAAATTTGAAAATCGACCAACTTTTGGTTTCCAAACAAGGAAATATGGTGGGGAAAATGTAA
- a CDS encoding replication-associated recombination protein A gives MSDLFARQPEAPLAERLRPHSLDDVIGQLHLIGEGKPLRVAVEGGKPHSMLLWGPPGVGKTTLARILAQSFNAQFLPVSAVFSGVKDIREAIDKAEIALQQGRATILFVDEVHRFNKAQQDAFLPYVESGLLTFIGATTENPSFEVNPALLSRAQVYVLQSLSSDDLKKLIAKVLALPEYQEFTIEADAQELLVNTADGDARRLLNLLEQLLRAADTRRLKTLTAEFLADSLGAQIRRFDKGGESFYNQISALHKSVRGSHPNAALYWFCRMLDGGTDPRYLSRRIVRMAWEDIGLADPRALTIANDAAATYERLGSPEGELALAQAVLYLAAAAKSNAGYKAYNQMRRFVKENASDEVPVHLRNAPTKLMKELGYGREYRYAHDELNAYAAGESYMPDGLDEPDFYQPVPRGLEIKIGEKLKWLKSLDEEALDD, from the coding sequence ATGTCCGATCTTTTCGCCCGCCAACCCGAAGCCCCTTTAGCCGAACGCCTGCGCCCGCATTCCCTAGACGATGTCATCGGGCAGCTGCACTTAATCGGTGAAGGTAAACCTTTGCGCGTGGCTGTAGAGGGAGGAAAGCCGCATTCTATGTTGCTGTGGGGGCCGCCGGGCGTGGGCAAGACGACGTTGGCGCGGATTTTGGCGCAGAGTTTTAATGCCCAGTTTCTGCCTGTTTCCGCCGTATTTTCCGGCGTGAAGGACATACGCGAGGCAATCGACAAGGCAGAAATTGCTTTGCAGCAGGGACGCGCGACGATTTTGTTTGTTGACGAGGTACACCGCTTCAACAAAGCGCAGCAGGACGCATTCTTGCCTTATGTCGAAAGCGGTTTGCTGACCTTTATCGGCGCGACGACGGAAAACCCGTCATTTGAAGTCAATCCGGCATTGCTCAGCAGGGCGCAGGTGTATGTTTTGCAATCTTTGTCTTCAGACGACCTGAAAAAGCTGATTGCCAAAGTATTGGCGTTGCCTGAATACCAAGAGTTTACGATTGAAGCGGATGCGCAGGAGCTACTTGTCAATACCGCTGACGGCGATGCGCGCAGATTGCTGAATCTGTTGGAACAACTTTTACGCGCCGCCGACACACGTCGTCTGAAAACCTTAACCGCCGAATTTCTTGCCGATAGTTTGGGTGCGCAAATCCGCCGTTTTGATAAGGGTGGCGAGAGTTTCTACAACCAAATCTCCGCGTTGCACAAATCCGTGCGCGGTTCGCATCCCAATGCGGCATTGTATTGGTTCTGCCGTATGCTCGACGGTGGCACCGATCCGCGCTATCTCTCCCGCCGCATTGTCCGCATGGCATGGGAAGACATCGGACTTGCTGATCCGCGTGCCTTAACGATTGCCAATGACGCCGCCGCTACCTATGAGCGCTTAGGCTCGCCCGAAGGTGAACTTGCGCTGGCACAAGCCGTGCTGTACCTTGCCGCCGCTGCCAAATCCAATGCAGGCTATAAGGCATACAACCAAATGCGCCGTTTCGTCAAAGAAAATGCCAGCGACGAAGTGCCCGTCCACCTACGCAATGCGCCGACTAAGTTGATGAAAGAGTTGGGCTACGGACGTGAATACCGCTATGCACACGACGAGCTGAATGCCTACGCCGCTGGCGAAAGCTATATGCCCGACGGCTTGGACGAACCCGATTTCTACCAACCCGTTCCGCGCGGGCTGGAAATCAAAATTGGCGAAAAGCTGAAATGGTTGAAATCCTTGGATGAAGAAGCGTTGGATGATTAA
- a CDS encoding RNA ligase family protein, translated as MPRGFLSYFASLPKLVLTEKLDGQNNCFAAHGLYARSHAAPTQHPWDKPLLQRWQQIKDDLGDLELFGENMYGIHSIAYSQLESYFYLFAVRRSGHWLSWEEVKFYAQLFDFPTVPEIPVVQPLADFTQKYANEDIALAQWLAANLGEPWTDSVQTAGKLGGYDPNTGAACSEGFVIRNATDFATNNGNLPVQSNEFDNLFKLVRAKHVKTDVHWTKTWKPARLIDYDKYHWQSWQFQTA; from the coding sequence ATGCCGCGCGGCTTTCTTTCATATTTTGCCTCGTTGCCGAAATTGGTTTTAACCGAAAAATTAGATGGGCAAAACAACTGCTTTGCCGCGCACGGCCTCTATGCCCGTAGTCATGCTGCGCCTACACAGCATCCGTGGGATAAACCTTTGCTGCAACGATGGCAGCAAATCAAAGATGATTTAGGCGACCTTGAACTTTTTGGCGAGAATATGTATGGCATTCATTCGATTGCCTATTCGCAACTGGAAAGCTATTTTTACCTGTTTGCAGTCCGCCGTAGCGGACATTGGCTTTCATGGGAAGAGGTTAAATTTTATGCGCAGCTGTTTGATTTTCCGACTGTGCCAGAAATCCCCGTTGTCCAGCCGCTTGCAGATTTCACTCAAAAATACGCCAATGAAGATATTGCTTTAGCGCAATGGCTTGCCGCCAATTTGGGAGAGCCGTGGACGGACAGCGTACAAACTGCCGGTAAGCTTGGCGGCTACGATCCGAATACAGGAGCAGCGTGCAGTGAAGGTTTCGTTATCCGTAACGCCACTGATTTTGCCACCAACAACGGCAACCTGCCTGTTCAATCCAATGAATTCGACAATCTTTTCAAATTGGTACGAGCCAAACACGTTAAAACCGACGTCCATTGGACGAAAACTTGGAAGCCTGCCCGTCTTATCGATTACGACAAATACCATTGGCAAAGCTGGCAGTTTCAGACGGCCTGA